A section of the Sphingomonas ginsenosidivorax genome encodes:
- a CDS encoding 1-deoxy-D-xylulose-5-phosphate reductoisomerase: protein MKTITILGATGSVGTSTLDLVEREPDRFRVVALTANRDVDRLAAAAIRTRAEFAVVADEACLPALQAALAGTAVRAGGGPAAVREAAMSGAEWTMGAIVGCAGLNPVMAAIEGGRTVVIANKEPLVSAGEVILSAAARTGATLLPADSEHNAIFQCLDPTRLERVRRIILTCSGGPFRDWSLDRMRDVTPDQAVAHPNWSMGAKISVDSATCMNKGLELIEAARLFPVSRDRIEIVIHPQSVIHSLVDHVDGSVLAQLGPPDMRTPIAHTLAWPDRMATPMAPLDLVAIGRLDFEAPDPVRFPALRLAREALDAGGARPAILNAANEVAVDAFLQRRIGFLEIAAIVEHIVSCYDPAAPDSVDAVLAIDAEARILAGERVKDLV from the coding sequence ATGAAGACGATCACGATCCTGGGCGCGACCGGTTCGGTCGGCACGTCGACGCTCGACCTGGTCGAACGCGAGCCCGACCGCTTTCGCGTCGTCGCGCTGACCGCCAATCGCGACGTCGACCGGCTCGCTGCCGCCGCGATCCGCACGCGCGCTGAGTTCGCAGTGGTCGCGGACGAAGCCTGCCTGCCCGCCTTGCAGGCGGCGCTGGCCGGGACTGCGGTCAGGGCAGGGGGCGGCCCCGCCGCGGTCCGCGAGGCGGCGATGTCCGGCGCCGAATGGACGATGGGCGCGATCGTCGGCTGCGCGGGGCTGAACCCGGTGATGGCCGCGATCGAGGGTGGCCGCACCGTCGTCATCGCCAACAAGGAGCCGCTGGTCTCGGCGGGCGAGGTCATCCTTTCCGCCGCCGCACGCACCGGCGCGACGCTGCTGCCGGCGGATTCCGAGCATAACGCGATCTTCCAGTGCCTCGACCCGACCCGGCTCGAGCGGGTCCGTCGCATCATCCTGACGTGCAGTGGCGGGCCGTTCCGCGACTGGTCGCTCGATCGGATGCGCGACGTCACCCCCGACCAGGCGGTCGCGCATCCCAACTGGTCGATGGGCGCGAAGATCTCGGTCGATTCGGCGACCTGCATGAACAAGGGCCTCGAGCTGATCGAGGCCGCGCGGCTGTTTCCGGTGTCGCGCGACCGGATCGAGATCGTGATCCATCCGCAATCGGTGATCCACAGCCTGGTCGATCATGTCGACGGGTCGGTACTGGCGCAGCTGGGTCCGCCCGACATGCGCACGCCGATCGCGCATACGCTCGCCTGGCCCGACCGGATGGCGACCCCGATGGCGCCGCTCGATCTGGTCGCGATCGGCCGGCTCGATTTCGAGGCGCCCGATCCGGTGCGGTTTCCGGCATTGCGGCTGGCGCGCGAAGCCCTCGACGCCGGCGGCGCGCGGCCCGCGATCCTCAACGCGGCGAACGAGGTCGCGGTCGACGCGTTCCTGCAGCGGCGTATCGGGTTCCTCGAAATTGCCGCAATCGTCGAGCATATCGTATCGTGCTACGATCCGGCCGCACCGGACAGCGTCGATGCCGTGCTGGCGATCGATGCCGAGGCGCGGATTTTGGCGGGCGAGCGCGTAAAGGATCTGGTTTGA